A single window of Anaerocolumna chitinilytica DNA harbors:
- a CDS encoding chitobiase/beta-hexosaminidase C-terminal domain-containing protein — translation MLKQIYTRKKQGLAIVLVLVMIVSTVFSVPVPSKAAEITSADFLKTSGTVIKNNNGTGTVVDLHGTNLGGWLMQEDWLSPLGGGVLSQTGWTATASAGANPGNAIDGNMNTSWSTGVPQVDGQWFKVDMGSIQYFDKITFDAGSNTGGYPAGSLIQISADGISWSNMPAGTLKDQCITVTCGAQAARYILIFQSKSKSNPWSISELNIYMGDDYSMRKALYDRFGQTQGDALIHGYQNAWFKTSDLDNIKNMGMNYVRVPISWLELMDMSGNWKSSAWTQLDWLVNNCKQRGIYVVLDLHASPGGASPWASSGQAGPNPNRLWTNTWNQDTTVAIWQGIAQHYKGNATIAGYELVNEPVLGFPETEDQQNQKNTFLNRLYSAVRTIDPDHIIFFGALGSLDAITPPATYGWTNVVYTAHPYAMEQPTSWDAQNDLIDTKIEEAVQFQNSYNVPVNFGEYNFYFFQDLWEKWMSKMNENHISWANWTYKVRGGMSESGGGNFGFYNTNLNPVPDVNHDDASTIAAKWNKFSTDNFTANTDFINVVSKYTNGSIAVSRGAYARTGWTATASVTETGQVPGNALDNDKGTWWSTGTNQANGQWFQVDMGESKTFDQVSFETTSAYSGDYPIGYLLQVSNDGNTWTTLKSGAGFGSKMVLQFVSQSARYIKITQTGSSTEKWWRIGEFNVYSQNIALNKSGTASSTASGNIESYAFDGNSTTKWESAASDSQWITVDLASVYKVKGVQLNWGTGAGKNYKIQVSSDNANWTDAYTKTGGTGGIENITFAVPVTGQYVRMSGTARTSAAGYSLKEFEVYGTAIGPTEKAQTPVITPVTGTYAVKQTVRINDSTQNATIRYTLDGSVPTATTGTIYTGAFIVSDTAIVKAVAYKAGMKLSDVATSAITIAIPTKVSTPVITPGTGVHADVQTVSIKVDTPCDTIMYTLDGSTPTASHGTVYEGIFTVAATTTVKAMGIRTGLTDSDVAASVITIQPVNINPPSGLSVASATATSVNLKWTAVSGAAGYNIYRAFNGSGIYVKVNDSPVTTVNYADTGLDSATYYYKVTSVNGNGESLLSSAVSAVTTLDFGANVKIFDPSMSSSTIQTICDTILGQMQYNEFGSERYALLFKPGSYNANVNVGYYTQVAGLGQKPGDVTITGSVRSEADWNGGNATMNFWRSVENLTDIPTYSANPLATAGTETWAVSQAAPMRRVHIKGNLMLWDPNPNNYDGSWSSGGYIADSIIDGTIYSGSQQQFFTRNSQMASWNDSNWNMMFVGDTGAPTDSYESRGFTVINQTPIISEKPFLYFDGTNYRVFVPGLRSNVQGVSWQNDSGVGSSLALDQFVVAHPDTSTAASLNQALKNGKNILFTPGIYHLSEPLRVTGANTVLLGLGLATLIPDNGTAAVNVADVDGVKIAGILFEAGLNNSKVLLQVGPAGSTAAHSANPTVLSDLFFRVGGTDAGKTDLCVAINSSDVIGDHFWVWRADHGTGVGWNENTAKNGLIVNGNNVTMYGLFCEHFNQYCTIWNGNGGKVYFYQSETAYDVPNQASFMDGSDYGYASYKVSDSVTSHEVWGMGVYSYFRDAVIKLNSAVKCPDSTGVKIHNATSVFLNGNGEITHIVNNTGDTAKAGIMRTFITDYFNQVEQPDITPIKGVYAKAQTVTITDVTPGTTIRYTLDGSAPTASAGTVYAGPFTVSADTTVTAIAYKAGMNTSYVATSAIKINTSLANNIALNKTGIASSGSGCLAFDGYTDTRWASDWSDYQWITVDLGASYNVTGAKLTWETAAGKDYKIQVSGDNVNWKDAYKKTGGTGGTETLTFDSPVMGQYVRLLGSARLTGYGYSLWEFEVNGTPVEKTAAPVIAPVTGSYSAAQTVTITDATAGASIRYTTDGSVPSETNGTLYTGAFTVSATTTVKAIAYKSGIANSDIASSTITITQTKVATPVITPASGTYTTAQTVTISDTTVGAVIRYTTDGSTPTETNGTLYTGAFTVSATTTVKAAAFKSGMAASDVAGAVITISAAQASFRIEAENYSAMSGVATEICSDTGGGQNVGYIDTGDWMDYTVSVAGEGTYTVDYRVNGWNTGAQIQLVKDGSVLVTTGANTNNVWATVTSGNFYLAAGTYTIRLNISGGGFNLNWMEFKPVSQIQKAATPVITPASGNYSAAQTVTIADATEGAAIRYTTDGTVPSETNGTVYTGAFTVSATTTIKAIAYKSGMAVSDTAVSLITISSVSAALKIEAENYTAMSGVATENCTDNGGGQNVGYIDTGDWMDYTVTTTSAGTYTVDYRVNGWNTDAKIQLIKDGTVLATTGTTTGNVWATVTSTTFTLPAGTYTIRLNISGGGFNLNWMEFKPVSQIQKAAAPVIAPATGTYAAAQTVTISDTTEGVSIRYTTDGTVPTETNGTLYTGAFSVTLTTTVKAVAYKSGVTTSDVAVSAITISAVPASLRIEAENYTGMSGVAIEACADVGGGQNVGYIDTGDWMDYSITVSTAGTYTVDYRVRGWDAGAQLQLMKDGAVLATTGVNTGDVWTTVTSGTFHLAAGTYTIRLYISGGKFNINWMNFNLQ, via the coding sequence ATGTTAAAACAGATTTATACACGTAAAAAGCAAGGACTAGCTATTGTATTAGTTCTTGTGATGATCGTTAGTACTGTATTCTCAGTTCCGGTACCATCGAAGGCGGCTGAGATTACATCGGCTGACTTTCTAAAAACAAGCGGAACAGTAATAAAGAATAACAACGGAACAGGAACAGTGGTAGACCTGCACGGAACCAACCTTGGAGGGTGGCTGATGCAGGAAGACTGGCTTTCCCCTCTGGGAGGAGGTGTGTTAAGCCAGACCGGATGGACAGCAACAGCTTCTGCGGGAGCGAACCCGGGAAATGCTATTGACGGTAATATGAACACTTCCTGGTCCACCGGTGTACCTCAGGTTGACGGACAATGGTTTAAGGTGGATATGGGCTCTATACAGTATTTTGATAAGATTACTTTTGATGCAGGTTCTAATACAGGAGGTTATCCTGCGGGAAGTCTTATACAGATTTCTGCTGATGGAATAAGCTGGTCAAATATGCCGGCAGGAACTCTGAAAGATCAATGTATTACGGTAACCTGCGGCGCACAGGCAGCACGTTATATCCTGATATTTCAGAGCAAAAGTAAAAGCAATCCCTGGTCTATCTCCGAGCTCAACATCTATATGGGCGATGATTACAGTATGCGTAAAGCATTATATGACCGCTTTGGACAAACCCAGGGAGATGCTTTAATTCATGGCTATCAGAATGCCTGGTTTAAGACCAGTGATTTGGATAATATTAAGAACATGGGCATGAATTATGTACGTGTACCTATAAGCTGGCTGGAACTCATGGATATGAGCGGAAATTGGAAGAGCTCAGCCTGGACTCAACTGGATTGGCTGGTGAACAACTGTAAGCAAAGAGGGATTTATGTGGTATTAGACCTTCATGCTTCACCTGGCGGTGCAAGCCCCTGGGCCAGCAGCGGACAGGCGGGGCCCAACCCCAATAGACTATGGACCAACACCTGGAATCAGGATACAACTGTAGCAATCTGGCAGGGTATTGCACAGCATTATAAAGGGAATGCAACCATTGCCGGCTATGAATTGGTAAATGAGCCAGTACTTGGCTTCCCGGAGACGGAAGATCAGCAGAATCAGAAAAATACATTCTTGAACAGACTTTATTCGGCTGTCAGAACCATTGACCCGGATCATATCATATTTTTTGGAGCACTTGGCAGTCTTGATGCAATCACACCGCCTGCTACTTATGGGTGGACTAATGTTGTTTATACGGCCCATCCTTATGCCATGGAACAGCCTACCAGCTGGGATGCGCAGAATGACCTGATTGATACCAAGATTGAGGAAGCTGTTCAGTTTCAGAACAGTTATAATGTACCCGTTAATTTCGGAGAATATAATTTCTATTTCTTCCAGGATCTTTGGGAGAAATGGATGTCTAAAATGAATGAAAACCATATATCCTGGGCTAACTGGACCTATAAGGTACGGGGAGGGATGAGTGAGAGCGGCGGCGGTAATTTCGGTTTCTATAACACGAATCTGAATCCGGTGCCGGATGTTAACCATGATGATGCCAGTACCATTGCTGCAAAATGGAACAAATTCAGTACGGATAACTTTACAGCTAATACGGATTTTATCAATGTAGTAAGTAAATATACCAATGGCAGTATCGCGGTATCCAGAGGTGCTTATGCAAGAACCGGATGGACTGCCACAGCCTCTGTAACAGAAACAGGGCAGGTGCCAGGGAATGCATTAGATAACGACAAAGGCACCTGGTGGAGTACCGGAACAAACCAGGCGAACGGGCAATGGTTCCAGGTGGATATGGGTGAGAGCAAAACCTTTGACCAGGTTTCTTTTGAAACTACGTCAGCCTATTCCGGAGATTATCCCATTGGTTACCTCCTTCAGGTATCAAATGATGGAAATACCTGGACGACCTTAAAGAGCGGCGCAGGATTCGGAAGTAAGATGGTGCTTCAATTTGTTAGCCAATCCGCACGATACATCAAAATAACGCAGACCGGCTCCAGTACAGAGAAGTGGTGGAGAATCGGAGAATTTAATGTATACAGCCAGAATATCGCATTAAACAAGAGCGGCACAGCTTCTTCGACTGCGTCAGGTAATATAGAAAGCTATGCATTTGACGGCAACAGTACTACAAAGTGGGAGTCTGCTGCCAGCGATTCCCAATGGATAACGGTAGATCTGGCATCTGTTTACAAAGTAAAGGGCGTACAGCTTAACTGGGGTACCGGTGCGGGAAAGAACTATAAAATTCAGGTTTCCTCCGATAATGCGAACTGGACGGATGCTTATACGAAGACCGGAGGAACCGGCGGCATCGAGAATATTACCTTTGCGGTGCCTGTGACCGGGCAGTATGTAAGAATGTCCGGAACTGCAAGAACTTCTGCTGCGGGTTATTCCTTAAAGGAATTTGAGGTTTACGGCACAGCAATTGGTCCTACGGAAAAGGCTCAGACTCCTGTTATTACTCCGGTAACAGGTACTTATGCGGTTAAACAAACCGTACGTATAAACGATTCAACTCAAAACGCAACTATCCGGTATACATTAGATGGTTCAGTGCCAACTGCAACTACCGGAACTATTTACACCGGAGCCTTTATCGTCTCTGACACAGCCATAGTAAAAGCAGTTGCCTATAAAGCCGGAATGAAGTTATCAGATGTGGCCACCTCTGCCATAACGATTGCAATACCGACAAAAGTCTCTACACCAGTGATTACACCTGGGACAGGAGTTCATGCTGATGTTCAGACCGTAAGCATAAAGGTGGATACCCCTTGTGATACAATCATGTATACTTTGGACGGTTCAACACCCACGGCCTCTCATGGAACGGTGTATGAAGGTATTTTCACAGTAGCAGCTACGACTACAGTAAAGGCTATGGGAATTCGGACAGGACTGACAGATTCGGATGTGGCGGCCTCCGTTATCACCATTCAGCCTGTAAACATTAATCCGCCTTCCGGCCTTAGTGTAGCTTCCGCTACAGCAACATCTGTGAACCTTAAGTGGACGGCAGTGTCTGGTGCAGCCGGTTATAATATCTACAGGGCTTTTAACGGAAGCGGTATTTATGTAAAGGTGAATGATTCTCCTGTAACTACAGTGAATTATGCAGATACCGGACTTGACAGTGCAACCTACTATTATAAAGTTACTTCCGTAAACGGAAACGGGGAATCACTGTTATCCTCTGCCGTATCTGCAGTTACAACGCTGGACTTTGGAGCAAATGTTAAGATATTTGACCCGTCTATGTCCAGTTCCACCATTCAGACCATATGCGATACGATACTTGGTCAGATGCAATACAATGAATTCGGTTCCGAACGGTATGCCCTTCTCTTTAAACCGGGTTCCTATAATGCCAATGTGAATGTAGGTTATTATACACAGGTAGCAGGGCTTGGACAAAAACCCGGTGATGTTACGATTACCGGTTCCGTGAGAAGTGAAGCTGATTGGAATGGAGGAAATGCTACGATGAATTTCTGGCGGTCCGTTGAAAACCTTACGGATATTCCTACCTATTCTGCCAATCCTTTGGCCACTGCAGGGACGGAAACATGGGCAGTATCACAGGCTGCTCCCATGAGAAGGGTACATATAAAAGGCAATTTGATGCTTTGGGATCCTAATCCGAACAACTATGACGGAAGCTGGTCCAGCGGCGGTTACATAGCCGATTCCATCATTGACGGAACCATTTATTCCGGTTCCCAGCAGCAGTTCTTTACAAGAAACAGCCAGATGGCATCCTGGAATGATTCCAACTGGAATATGATGTTTGTCGGAGATACCGGAGCACCAACGGATTCCTATGAGTCAAGAGGCTTTACGGTAATTAATCAGACACCGATTATCAGTGAGAAGCCTTTTCTATATTTTGACGGCACGAATTACCGTGTTTTCGTACCGGGATTAAGAAGTAATGTTCAGGGAGTGAGCTGGCAGAATGATTCAGGAGTGGGTTCATCTCTGGCACTTGATCAGTTTGTAGTGGCACATCCGGATACCTCTACTGCAGCAAGTTTAAATCAGGCGTTAAAGAACGGAAAGAATATTTTGTTCACACCGGGTATTTATCACCTTAGCGAACCTCTTCGCGTGACAGGTGCTAACACCGTGTTACTTGGTCTTGGACTGGCAACGTTGATTCCGGATAATGGAACAGCGGCCGTAAATGTAGCGGATGTTGACGGCGTAAAGATAGCCGGTATTCTTTTTGAAGCAGGTCTTAATAATTCAAAGGTACTGCTTCAGGTGGGACCTGCGGGAAGTACGGCAGCACATTCTGCAAATCCTACGGTATTAAGCGATTTATTCTTCCGTGTCGGCGGAACGGATGCGGGAAAAACAGACCTTTGCGTTGCCATAAACAGCAGTGATGTAATAGGAGACCATTTCTGGGTATGGCGTGCGGACCATGGAACGGGAGTAGGCTGGAATGAGAATACAGCTAAGAACGGTCTTATTGTAAATGGTAATAATGTAACCATGTATGGCCTGTTCTGTGAGCATTTTAACCAGTACTGCACTATATGGAACGGTAATGGAGGAAAGGTATATTTCTATCAAAGTGAAACTGCATATGATGTCCCGAATCAGGCAAGCTTTATGGACGGAAGCGATTATGGATATGCTTCCTACAAAGTTTCCGACTCCGTAACTTCTCATGAAGTATGGGGAATGGGAGTATATTCTTACTTCAGGGATGCTGTCATCAAATTAAACAGTGCGGTTAAGTGTCCTGACAGCACAGGAGTAAAAATACATAATGCGACCAGTGTATTCCTAAATGGTAATGGCGAAATAACCCATATTGTGAATAACACCGGAGACACTGCCAAAGCCGGTATTATGAGAACTTTTATTACGGATTATTTCAATCAGGTGGAACAGCCGGATATTACTCCGATAAAAGGAGTTTATGCAAAGGCTCAGACAGTAACTATCACAGATGTGACTCCGGGAACCACTATTCGATATACGCTGGATGGCTCTGCCCCGACAGCATCGGCGGGAACGGTCTATGCAGGACCATTTACAGTAAGTGCTGATACAACAGTAACGGCAATTGCTTACAAAGCCGGCATGAATACTTCCTATGTGGCAACTTCAGCAATCAAGATTAATACTTCTCTGGCCAATAATATTGCATTGAATAAGACGGGAATCGCTTCTTCCGGCTCAGGATGCCTGGCCTTTGACGGTTATACGGACACCCGGTGGGCATCAGACTGGTCTGATTACCAATGGATAACTGTGGACTTAGGCGCAAGCTACAATGTAACGGGAGCAAAGCTTACCTGGGAGACAGCGGCAGGAAAGGATTATAAAATTCAGGTATCGGGAGATAACGTGAATTGGAAGGATGCCTATAAGAAGACCGGAGGAACGGGAGGAACTGAGACCCTTACCTTTGATTCACCTGTAATGGGTCAATATGTAAGATTACTGGGAAGCGCAAGGTTAACCGGATATGGTTATTCCCTGTGGGAATTCGAAGTGAACGGAACGCCTGTTGAAAAGACAGCGGCACCGGTCATCGCACCTGTAACCGGAAGCTATAGTGCAGCACAGACAGTAACCATTACGGATGCAACGGCTGGAGCTTCCATCCGGTATACAACGGACGGGTCAGTCCCTTCTGAGACCAATGGAACATTATACACAGGAGCTTTTACTGTGTCAGCAACTACAACGGTAAAGGCAATTGCTTACAAATCAGGAATTGCGAATTCAGATATTGCAAGCAGCACGATTACTATTACTCAGACAAAAGTAGCAACTCCGGTAATTACGCCTGCCTCCGGAACCTATACCACAGCTCAGACGGTAACCATTAGTGATACCACAGTAGGAGCAGTTATACGTTATACAACAGACGGTTCTACGCCTACAGAGACAAACGGAACGCTGTACACAGGTGCCTTTACAGTATCGGCCACCACTACCGTAAAAGCAGCGGCTTTTAAGTCCGGTATGGCAGCTTCCGATGTAGCGGGGGCGGTAATTACCATATCGGCTGCACAAGCTTCCTTTAGAATAGAAGCAGAAAATTACAGTGCTATGAGTGGAGTTGCAACAGAAATCTGCAGTGACACAGGCGGCGGGCAGAATGTAGGTTATATTGATACCGGTGACTGGATGGATTATACGGTTTCAGTTGCCGGTGAGGGAACCTATACCGTAGATTACCGAGTAAACGGTTGGAATACGGGAGCTCAGATACAACTGGTGAAGGATGGCTCTGTTCTTGTGACAACAGGTGCCAATACAAATAATGTGTGGGCAACTGTAACCTCCGGAAATTTCTACCTGGCGGCAGGGACTTATACCATCAGGCTGAATATCAGCGGCGGAGGCTTCAATCTCAATTGGATGGAATTTAAACCGGTGTCCCAGATTCAAAAGGCAGCAACGCCGGTTATTACCCCCGCATCCGGAAACTATTCGGCAGCACAGACAGTAACTATTGCAGATGCAACGGAAGGAGCAGCAATTCGTTATACAACCGACGGAACAGTACCTTCAGAAACCAACGGAACAGTGTATACGGGAGCCTTTACTGTATCCGCAACCACGACAATAAAAGCAATCGCTTATAAATCAGGCATGGCAGTTTCAGATACGGCAGTTTCTTTGATTACCATATCTTCCGTATCTGCGGCACTAAAAATCGAAGCTGAGAATTATACCGCTATGAGCGGTGTGGCAACGGAAAATTGCACTGATAACGGCGGCGGACAAAATGTAGGATATATTGATACCGGCGATTGGATGGATTACACTGTTACAACCACTAGCGCAGGAACCTATACCGTGGATTACAGAGTGAACGGATGGAATACAGACGCTAAAATTCAGTTAATAAAGGATGGTACGGTTCTGGCAACTACCGGTACAACTACCGGTAATGTATGGGCAACCGTAACCTCCACAACATTTACTTTACCGGCAGGAACCTATACCATCAGGCTGAATATCAGCGGAGGCGGTTTTAATCTGAACTGGATGGAATTTAAACCGGTATCCCAGATTCAAAAAGCAGCAGCACCGGTAATAGCACCTGCCACAGGAACCTATGCAGCAGCACAGACGGTAACGATTAGTGATACGACGGAGGGTGTATCTATAAGGTATACGACAGATGGAACAGTGCCGACAGAGACAAACGGTACCCTTTATACAGGAGCCTTTAGCGTAACCTTGACAACAACAGTAAAAGCAGTGGCTTATAAGTCCGGTGTGACAACTTCAGATGTAGCAGTCTCTGCAATCACCATATCTGCAGTACCCGCATCCCTTAGGATAGAAGCGGAAAATTATACGGGCATGAGTGGAGTAGCAATAGAAGCCTGCGCGGATGTTGGCGGCGGGCAGAATGTAGGATATATAGATACCGGTGACTGGATGGATTACAGTATCACGGTATCCACTGCAGGGACCTATACCGTAGATTACAGAGTCAGGGGCTGGGATGCAGGAGCTCAGCTTCAGTTAATGAAGGATGGAGCTGTTCTAGCAACTACAGGTGTTAATACTGGAGATGTGTGGACAACAGTAACCTCCGGAACTTTTCACCTGGCAGCAGGTACCTATACGATAAGATTATATATCAGTGGAGGTAAATTTAACATCAACTGGATGAACTTTAACTTACAATAA